The following coding sequences lie in one Chanos chanos chromosome 4, fChaCha1.1, whole genome shotgun sequence genomic window:
- the LOC115809950 gene encoding uncharacterized protein LOC115809950, translating into MACGGSALRVHALRLGPGKELFSSLMSFVEERGLKAPFIITCVGSVTKATLRLANATAKNTNEVVHLQERFEIVSLVGTLNKEAHLHICLADKEGKTIGGHVLGDLEVFTTAEVIIGEAADLEFIREMDDKTGFPELVVQPRTDQK; encoded by the exons ATG GCGTGTGGAGGCTCAGCCCTCAGGGTCCATGCACTGCGTTTGGGTCCAGGGAAGGAGCTGTTCTCCTCCCTCATGTCTTTTGTGGAGGAGAGGGGGCTCAAAGCGCCGTTCATCATCACCTGCGTGGGTAGCGTCACCAAGGCAACGCTCCGGCTGGCAAACGCCACTGCCAAGAATACCAATGAG GTGGTTCATCTCCAGGAGCGCTTTGAGATTGTGTCTCTTGTGGGAACTCTGAACAAGGAGGCTCATCTACACATCTGCCTGGCAGATAAGGAAGGTAAAACCATCGGGGGCCATGTACTTGGTGACCTGGAGGTTTTCACAACAGCTGAGGTCATCATAGGAGAAGCCGCTGATCTAGAGTTTATCCGAGAGATGGATGACAAGACTGGATTCCCTGAACTGGTTGTTCAGCCAAGGACTGACCAAAAGTAA